One Spiroplasma endosymbiont of Dioctria linearis DNA segment encodes these proteins:
- the rsmI gene encoding 16S rRNA (cytidine(1402)-2'-O)-methyltransferase, whose amino-acid sequence MLKVQSTFKNDLTTIYLVGTPIGNLNDISKRVIETFEISDVIYCEDTRVSFKLFEKLKISKKLKALHKFNEYSILPTIIDDINKCKNIAIISDAGVPCISDPGAIVIKNIIENNIKVNITSINCGPAYIHAIAASGFVAKRNLFLGFLDKKNMEKDMQEIFKNNNNSDTIISFYESVHRIQATLNQLSLQLNENTNIVLARELTKLNEEFLRGTIVEICEYINNNQLVLKGEFCIIIDSKYSLKNEIKVDMELIIYEVEKLISENISKKEAIKNISKKFSVSKNELTKYFYKD is encoded by the coding sequence ATGTTAAAAGTTCAAAGCACATTTAAAAATGATTTGACAACTATATATCTAGTGGGAACTCCAATTGGTAATTTAAATGATATATCAAAAAGAGTAATTGAAACTTTTGAAATCTCTGATGTTATTTATTGTGAAGATACTAGAGTAAGTTTTAAATTATTTGAAAAATTAAAGATATCAAAAAAATTAAAAGCTTTACATAAATTTAATGAGTATTCAATCTTGCCAACAATAATAGATGATATTAATAAATGTAAAAATATAGCAATAATTAGTGATGCAGGTGTTCCTTGCATTAGTGATCCAGGAGCCATTGTTATTAAAAATATTATTGAAAATAATATAAAAGTCAATATAACTTCAATTAACTGTGGTCCTGCATATATTCATGCAATAGCAGCTTCAGGTTTTGTTGCAAAAAGGAATTTATTTTTGGGTTTTTTAGATAAAAAAAATATGGAAAAAGATATGCAAGAAATCTTTAAGAATAATAATAATAGTGATACTATTATATCTTTCTATGAATCTGTTCATAGAATTCAAGCAACATTAAATCAGCTCTCTCTACAATTAAATGAAAATACAAATATTGTATTAGCAAGAGAATTAACAAAACTCAATGAGGAGTTTCTAAGGGGAACAATTGTTGAGATCTGTGAATATATTAATAATAATCAGTTAGTTTTAAAAGGAGAATTTTGTATTATTATTGATTCTAAATATTCTTTAAAAAATGAAATAAAAGTAGATATGGAATTAATTATATATGAGGTTGAAAAACTAATATCAGAAAATATTAGTAAAAAGGAAGCAATAAAAAATATCTCAAAAAAATTCTCTGTAAGTAAAAATGAATTAACAAAATATTTTTATAAAGATTAA
- the greA gene encoding transcription elongation factor GreA has product MDKDIILTAEGLKELKEELTHLINNVRPQVIEELVEARAQGDLSENADYDAARNRQAEVEARIKEVEAMLSKAKIIKDSNSKNKEVKIGSQVTFTSQKTKKEMTVKIVGAIEADPFENKISNESPLAKAMMGKVVGDSVEVRELKEPYKITIKDIK; this is encoded by the coding sequence ATAGATAAAGATATTATTTTAACAGCAGAGGGTCTTAAAGAATTAAAAGAAGAGTTAACTCATTTAATCAATAATGTCCGTCCACAAGTTATTGAAGAACTTGTTGAAGCACGTGCACAAGGAGATTTATCAGAAAATGCTGATTATGATGCAGCAAGAAATAGACAAGCAGAAGTAGAAGCAAGAATTAAAGAAGTAGAAGCAATGCTTTCAAAAGCAAAGATTATTAAAGATTCTAATTCAAAAAACAAGGAAGTAAAAATTGGAAGTCAAGTTACATTTACAAGTCAAAAAACTAAAAAAGAAATGACTGTTAAAATTGTAGGAGCTATTGAAGCAGATCCATTTGAAAATAAAATTTCAAATGAATCACCATTGGCAAAAGCAATGATGGGTAAAGTTGTTGGAGACTCAGTTGAAGTAAGAGAACTAAAAGAACCTTATAAAATAACAATTAAAGATATTAAATAA
- the uvrC gene encoding excinuclease ABC subunit UvrC, which translates to MENIVKNLPEKSGCYLYKNKKDQVIYVGKAKNLKKRVASYFNKAHNFKTTQLVRDIFDIETIVTDNEKESLILEQNLIKKYRPRYNIVLNDDKKYPYIAITKEHDPIYVYTRNFDNKNQISFGPLPDGTSARNILKTLERIYPLRRCKGNLGKPCIHFHIDQCSGACFKDVEKEYYQEQITKVKNFFNRTNNDFKNKLEEKMIVASNNLQFEEAQRIKDIIAHLNFSIVEQFVDINDNLNRDVFNYFESEEYICFVVLFYRSGKLILKDQLIIKNSVEDLVSLFENFIMQIYLKNMLPDYIILPKILEHTSLKFLFQEKITYGNDETSLKILELARNNAREYIRQQEIYKNQKSMSNEELLDNLQKTLKLPNYPYHIEMFDVANILDEFVTGAMVVFKGAQPSFNDFRKYNIIIDEKGDFQRMQNMIYRRYQREIGEEKGLPDLIIMDGGKIQVNAARSQLELLDLNIPIIGLVKNDKHRTEYILNYDMQEVYLDKSQEVFKFLELIQNRVHNYAIAGFRKKHNKSFTRDELATIKGIGEKMIQKINSQFPSRIDFYNASFEEIKSIVKKDEIVLNIKEIKKQLDIKK; encoded by the coding sequence ATGGAAAACATAGTTAAAAATTTACCAGAGAAATCTGGTTGTTATTTGTATAAAAATAAAAAAGATCAAGTAATCTATGTTGGAAAAGCCAAAAATCTTAAAAAAAGAGTTGCAAGTTATTTTAATAAGGCTCATAATTTTAAAACAACACAACTTGTTAGAGATATATTTGATATTGAAACTATAGTTACTGATAATGAAAAGGAATCTTTAATTTTAGAGCAAAACCTAATAAAAAAATATCGTCCAAGATATAATATTGTTTTAAATGATGATAAAAAATATCCTTATATTGCTATTACAAAAGAACATGATCCAATTTATGTATATACTAGAAATTTTGATAATAAAAATCAAATATCTTTTGGACCACTTCCAGACGGAACTAGTGCTAGAAATATTTTAAAAACACTAGAAAGAATTTATCCCTTAAGACGATGTAAAGGAAATTTGGGTAAACCATGTATTCACTTTCATATTGACCAATGTTCTGGTGCTTGCTTTAAGGATGTTGAAAAAGAATATTATCAAGAGCAAATAACAAAAGTTAAAAATTTTTTTAATAGAACAAACAATGATTTCAAAAATAAGCTAGAAGAAAAAATGATTGTTGCTTCAAATAATCTTCAATTTGAAGAAGCACAAAGAATAAAAGATATTATAGCTCATTTAAATTTTTCAATTGTAGAACAATTTGTTGATATTAATGATAATTTAAATCGTGATGTTTTTAATTATTTTGAATCAGAAGAGTACATCTGTTTTGTTGTTTTATTTTATAGAAGTGGAAAATTAATTTTAAAAGACCAATTAATTATTAAAAATAGTGTAGAGGATTTAGTATCTCTATTTGAAAATTTTATTATGCAAATATACTTAAAAAATATGCTCCCTGATTATATTATTCTTCCTAAAATATTGGAACATACAAGCCTAAAATTTTTATTTCAAGAAAAAATAACTTATGGAAATGATGAAACTAGTTTAAAAATATTGGAACTAGCTAGAAATAATGCTAGGGAATATATTAGACAACAAGAAATCTACAAAAATCAAAAATCAATGAGTAATGAAGAATTACTTGATAATTTACAAAAAACTCTAAAGCTTCCAAATTATCCATATCATATTGAAATGTTTGATGTAGCCAATATCTTAGATGAATTTGTAACTGGTGCTATGGTTGTTTTTAAAGGAGCACAACCAAGTTTTAATGACTTTAGAAAGTATAATATTATAATTGATGAAAAAGGTGACTTTCAAAGAATGCAAAATATGATTTATCGAAGATATCAAAGGGAAATCGGTGAAGAAAAAGGTTTACCAGATTTAATAATAATGGATGGAGGTAAAATTCAAGTAAATGCTGCTAGGTCGCAATTAGAACTATTAGATTTAAATATTCCAATAATTGGACTTGTTAAAAATGATAAACATAGGACTGAATATATTTTGAACTATGATATGCAAGAAGTATATTTAGATAAATCTCAAGAGGTTTTTAAATTCTTAGAATTAATTCAAAATAGAGTGCATAATTATGCTATTGCTGGTTTTAGGAAGAAACATAATAAATCATTTACAAGAGATGAATTAGCTACAATAAAAGGCATTGGAGAGAAAATGATTCAAAAAATAAATAGTCAATTTCCTTCTAGAATAGACTTTTATAATGCCAGTTTTGAAGAAATAAAGAGTATTGTTAAAAAGGATGAAATTGTTTTAAATATTAAGGAAATAAAAAAACAATTAGATATTAAAAAATAG
- a CDS encoding DNA translocase FtsK: protein MNNNKGLNNHNDNDRTRAFSIQKKQRKNDSISWIVGALVLFFLNLMSLGRITIVGQFFDDVIFNLPFGWFKYFLYSLFFLLDFSIYFGIKFKPKKRFIAMIFLTWICLCWIISAILFIVAYHVKTQDFIVKDIWSGTILKDSLNSYLTNWKNNSIWGENSGTIWIADPSTYFTTWSGGGLIGTFLSGIFAYTSIYVGLIIAILFLALDMIWIFTGDPFFFLKPKHKRRGKRLRILSLKNTQSVNYSASEKPKRESNGRGILNILNIQNDETFDERIILSSSKESDITIELPSFNRNYENNIYEEVNTDFYNDDFSNVNLESYNSNQNYKEQYVNPNQNQNLTQNPNQNRVVDYNLDQKINEARRQAENLVREEHNYIPRREKDYSYDSLPYDTKYGQVSTEKAREELAKETNITPFGANGKTLELVQSRNRKNSTKIEEVQSGQITLDHFISETKKEKEEEKKMIEDYGDYTSPMQENVSRNILHSSSSYQSANKVNQTMEVNKNKAVEKEQFVNHSYQLPSIDILKVHVVNLKDQEEITNSAKQKAESINETFKQFGVKASVKNMSIGPSVVKFEVQPEPGTKVNSITSLENDLKLALASQNVRIEAPIQGKAAVGIEIPNDKPEAVPMRGVIENTPIVKMGNKLLFAIGKTVTGDLLFGELDKMPHLLVAGSTGSGKSVMINGIISSILMRAKPHEVKFLMIDPKKVELSVYSSIPHLLAPVISDMNIANSALKKVINEMERRYALFTTYGVKNIAGFNAKQKTDSTKLPYYVIIIDELADLMMTSNKKDVEDSIMRLTQLSRAAGIHLIVATQRPSTDVITGVIKSNIPVRLAFSVASSIDSRTILDSNGAEKLIGKGDLLYTIPGSTSLVRAQGAYISDDEIEKLVKHCSSQQQQIFDTEFLKAEAEEPSFTVNLGAGQDSMFDEIKDYVIRTQKASTSLIQRKFNIGYNRAARIIDELEESGIIGPQNGSKPRDVYIQNEDVY, encoded by the coding sequence ATGAATAATAACAAAGGGCTAAATAATCATAACGATAATGATCGTACAAGGGCTTTTTCTATTCAAAAAAAACAAAGAAAAAATGACTCAATTTCTTGAATAGTTGGAGCTTTAGTATTATTTTTTTTAAATTTAATGTCACTGGGAAGAATTACAATAGTAGGTCAATTCTTCGATGATGTAATTTTTAATTTGCCATTTGGATGATTTAAATATTTTTTATACTCTTTATTTTTCTTACTAGACTTTTCAATTTATTTTGGAATAAAATTTAAACCTAAAAAGAGGTTTATAGCTATGATTTTTTTAACTTGGATTTGCTTATGTTGAATTATTAGTGCAATTTTATTTATTGTTGCTTATCATGTAAAAACACAAGATTTTATAGTAAAAGATATATGGTCAGGAACAATACTAAAAGACTCATTGAATTCTTATTTAACTAATTGAAAAAATAACTCTATTTGAGGTGAAAATAGTGGAACAATTTGAATAGCAGACCCAAGTACATACTTTACAACTTGATCTGGTGGAGGATTAATAGGAACTTTTCTTTCTGGAATATTTGCATACACATCAATATATGTTGGTTTAATTATTGCTATTTTATTTCTTGCTTTAGATATGATATGAATTTTTACTGGAGATCCTTTCTTTTTCTTAAAACCAAAGCATAAGCGTAGAGGCAAAAGATTAAGAATTCTTTCCCTTAAAAATACTCAAAGTGTAAATTATTCAGCTTCAGAAAAACCTAAAAGAGAAAGTAATGGAAGAGGGATTTTAAATATTTTGAATATTCAAAATGACGAGACTTTTGATGAAAGAATAATTTTGTCTTCATCAAAAGAATCAGATATTACAATTGAGCTTCCAAGTTTTAATAGAAACTATGAAAATAATATTTATGAAGAAGTAAATACTGATTTTTACAATGATGATTTTTCTAATGTAAATTTAGAAAGTTATAATTCAAATCAAAATTATAAAGAGCAATATGTTAATCCAAATCAAAATCAAAATTTAACTCAAAACCCAAATCAGAATAGGGTAGTTGATTATAATTTAGATCAAAAAATTAATGAAGCTAGAAGACAAGCTGAAAATTTAGTTAGAGAAGAACATAATTATATTCCAAGAAGAGAAAAAGATTATAGTTATGATTCTCTTCCATATGATACAAAATATGGTCAAGTATCAACTGAAAAAGCAAGAGAAGAATTAGCTAAAGAAACAAATATAACTCCTTTTGGTGCAAATGGAAAGACACTTGAATTAGTACAATCAAGAAATAGAAAAAATTCAACTAAAATTGAAGAAGTTCAATCAGGTCAAATTACACTAGATCATTTTATTAGTGAAACTAAAAAAGAAAAAGAAGAAGAGAAAAAAATGATTGAAGATTATGGTGACTATACTTCACCAATGCAAGAGAACGTTTCAAGAAATATTTTACATTCTTCATCATCATATCAATCAGCAAATAAAGTTAACCAAACTATGGAAGTTAATAAAAATAAAGCAGTTGAAAAGGAACAATTTGTAAACCATTCATATCAATTGCCATCAATTGATATTTTAAAAGTACATGTTGTGAATTTAAAAGACCAAGAAGAAATTACTAATTCAGCCAAACAAAAGGCGGAAAGCATTAATGAAACATTTAAACAGTTCGGTGTAAAAGCAAGTGTAAAAAATATGAGCATTGGGCCTAGTGTAGTTAAATTTGAAGTACAACCTGAACCAGGAACAAAAGTTAATAGTATTACTTCATTGGAAAACGATTTAAAATTGGCACTTGCAAGTCAAAATGTTAGAATTGAAGCTCCAATTCAAGGAAAAGCTGCCGTGGGTATTGAAATCCCAAATGATAAACCAGAAGCAGTTCCAATGAGAGGTGTTATTGAAAATACACCAATTGTAAAAATGGGAAATAAGTTATTATTTGCTATTGGTAAAACAGTTACTGGAGATTTACTATTTGGTGAATTAGATAAAATGCCTCATTTACTTGTTGCTGGTTCTACAGGTAGTGGTAAATCAGTTATGATAAATGGAATAATTTCTTCAATCTTAATGAGAGCAAAACCGCATGAAGTTAAGTTCTTAATGATTGACCCTAAAAAAGTTGAACTTTCAGTTTACTCTTCAATTCCACATTTACTTGCACCAGTTATTAGTGATATGAATATTGCAAATAGTGCTTTGAAAAAAGTTATAAATGAAATGGAAAGAAGATATGCATTATTTACAACATATGGGGTTAAGAATATAGCAGGATTTAATGCTAAACAAAAAACAGATTCAACTAAGTTACCTTATTATGTAATTATTATTGATGAACTTGCTGATTTAATGATGACATCAAATAAAAAAGATGTAGAAGATTCAATTATGAGACTTACACAATTGTCAAGGGCTGCAGGAATTCACTTAATTGTAGCTACTCAAAGACCATCAACTGATGTTATTACAGGTGTTATTAAATCAAATATACCTGTAAGATTAGCCTTTTCAGTTGCTTCATCAATTGATTCAAGAACAATACTAGACTCAAATGGAGCTGAAAAATTAATTGGTAAAGGAGATTTACTTTATACAATTCCAGGAAGTACATCCCTTGTAAGAGCTCAAGGAGCTTACATTAGCGATGATGAAATTGAGAAATTGGTAAAACATTGTTCAAGTCAACAACAACAGATTTTTGACACAGAATTTTTAAAGGCAGAGGCAGAGGAACCAAGTTTTACAGTTAATCTTGGAGCTGGTCAGGACTCAATGTTTGATGAAATTAAAGATTATGTAATTAGAACACAAAAAGCTTCTACAAGCTTAATCCAAAGAAAATTTAATATTGGTTATAACCGTGCTGCAAGAATTATTGACGAACTTGAAGAAAGCGGTATCATTGGACCTCAAAATGGTTCAAAACCAAGAGATGTTTATATTCAAAATGAAGATGTATATTAA